A genomic segment from Pseudomonas sp. S09G 359 encodes:
- the maiA gene encoding maleylacetoacetate isomerase, giving the protein MELYTYYRSTSSYRVRIALALKGLDFTAVPVNLLVPTGGANRQPAYLAINPQGRVPALRTDDGELLIQSPAIIEYLEECYPQAPLLSKDLATRAHERAVASIIGCDIHPLHNSSTQNLLRQWGHDEAQLLEWIGHWVTQGLGAVEQLIGDTGFCFGEQPGLADAFLIPQLYAAERFKVPLATYPRIGRVAALAAQHPAFIQAHPANQPDTPDTP; this is encoded by the coding sequence ATGGAGCTCTATACCTACTACCGTTCCACTTCGTCGTACCGGGTGCGTATCGCCCTGGCCCTCAAGGGCCTGGATTTTACGGCGGTGCCGGTGAACCTGCTGGTGCCGACGGGCGGTGCCAACCGCCAGCCGGCGTACCTGGCGATCAACCCCCAAGGCCGCGTGCCGGCCTTGCGCACCGATGACGGCGAGCTGTTGATTCAGTCGCCGGCGATCATCGAGTACCTGGAGGAATGTTATCCACAGGCGCCGCTGCTCTCCAAAGACCTGGCGACCCGCGCCCATGAGCGTGCAGTGGCGTCGATCATCGGCTGCGATATTCACCCGCTGCACAACTCCAGTACCCAGAACCTGCTGCGCCAATGGGGGCATGACGAGGCGCAGTTGCTGGAGTGGATCGGGCATTGGGTCACCCAGGGGCTGGGCGCTGTGGAGCAGTTGATTGGCGATACGGGGTTTTGCTTTGGCGAACAGCCGGGGTTGGCGGATGCGTTTCTGATTCCACAGCTGTATGCGGCCGAGCGGTTCAAAGTGCCATTGGCGACCTACCCGCGCATCGGACGGGTAGCGGCGTTGGCCGCGCAGCACCCGGCGTTCATCCAGGCGCACCCCGCCAACCAACCGGATACCCCTGACACACCCTAG
- a CDS encoding SirB1 family protein — protein MNPRKAFFACLERSPPALFEAALWIAAEHDPAVQPQLILQELTLLQQQVSLGMPMLPADELGQPLLRRMNDLGFAQDDFTPLRPAAALLDKVLQRKRGQPLAMGLIAMELARRLNIPMVGVNFPGHFLLRVPGADHLLDPCGGRRLYPNDCRELLQRQYGPNLKLQAEHLHSAEPRAILQRLSRNLRQLHLANDNPLAALIDAERVLELGNANAADYLARASLYQRLDCPNAERFDLEHALLLSEDPIQRLRLTERLGHLPPNSVVH, from the coding sequence ATGAACCCCCGCAAAGCCTTTTTCGCCTGCCTGGAACGTTCCCCCCCTGCGCTGTTTGAAGCCGCGCTATGGATTGCTGCCGAGCATGACCCGGCGGTGCAGCCGCAGTTGATCCTGCAGGAGCTGACGTTACTGCAACAGCAAGTGAGCCTGGGCATGCCCATGCTCCCGGCGGATGAGCTGGGCCAGCCGCTGCTGCGGCGCATGAACGACTTGGGCTTTGCCCAGGATGACTTCACCCCCCTGCGCCCCGCCGCCGCCTTGCTCGACAAGGTCTTGCAACGCAAGCGCGGGCAACCCCTGGCCATGGGGCTGATTGCCATGGAGCTGGCGCGACGCCTGAATATCCCGATGGTCGGCGTCAACTTCCCGGGCCACTTCCTGCTGCGGGTGCCCGGCGCCGATCACCTGTTGGACCCCTGCGGCGGTCGACGCCTGTACCCCAACGACTGCCGCGAACTGCTGCAACGCCAATACGGCCCCAACCTCAAGTTGCAGGCCGAACACCTGCACAGCGCCGAACCCCGCGCGATCTTGCAGCGCCTGTCGCGCAACCTGCGCCAGTTGCACCTGGCCAATGACAACCCGCTGGCCGCCCTGATCGACGCCGAGCGCGTGCTAGAACTGGGCAATGCGAATGCCGCCGACTACCTCGCCCGCGCCAGCCTGTACCAACGCCTCGACTGCCCGAACGCCGAGCGCTTCGACCTCGAACACGCGCTGCTGCTCAGCGAAGACCCGATCCAGCGCCTGCGCCTGACCGAACGGCTGGGGCACCTGCCGCCCAATTCAGTGGTGCACTGA
- a CDS encoding Glu/Leu/Phe/Val dehydrogenase dimerization domain-containing protein — MFALMHSHRLESLHLSIDPVTGLKAVIAIHNSRLGPALGGCRYLAYPDDESAVADAARLAQGMSYKAALAGLPVGGGTAVILRPAHVENRAALFEAFGRCIEQLDGRYITATDSGTSVADMDCIAQHTRFVTSTTAAGDPSPHAAMGVFAGIRTTAMARLGSDNLEGLRVAVQGLGNVGYALAEQLHAAGAELLVSDIDHGKVQLAMEQLGAHPIANDALLSTPCDILAPCGVGSVFNRQSVGQLRCAAVAGSASAQLTNLQVADQLEGRGILYAPDYVINSGGLIYVALKHAGAELPTITAHLSNIGTRLTEIFAHAQAEKRSPARVADELAERLLYK, encoded by the coding sequence ATGTTTGCTCTCATGCACAGCCACCGCCTTGAATCCCTGCACCTGAGCATCGACCCGGTGACCGGGTTGAAGGCGGTCATAGCCATCCACAACAGCCGCCTTGGCCCCGCCTTGGGTGGTTGTCGCTACCTCGCCTACCCCGACGACGAAAGTGCCGTGGCTGATGCCGCGCGCCTGGCCCAAGGCATGAGCTACAAGGCGGCGCTGGCCGGGCTGCCGGTGGGCGGCGGCACGGCGGTGATCCTGCGCCCCGCCCATGTGGAAAACCGTGCGGCGTTGTTTGAAGCCTTCGGCCGCTGCATCGAGCAATTGGATGGCCGCTACATCACCGCCACCGACAGCGGCACCTCGGTGGCCGACATGGATTGCATCGCCCAGCACACCCGTTTCGTCACCAGTACCACGGCCGCTGGCGACCCCTCGCCGCACGCGGCCATGGGTGTATTCGCCGGCATCCGCACCACCGCGATGGCGCGGCTGGGCAGTGACAATCTCGAAGGCTTGCGTGTGGCCGTGCAGGGCCTGGGCAACGTCGGCTACGCCCTGGCCGAACAACTGCACGCCGCCGGCGCCGAACTGTTGGTGAGCGATATCGACCACGGCAAGGTGCAACTGGCCATGGAGCAACTCGGCGCGCACCCCATCGCCAACGACGCCCTGCTCAGCACCCCGTGCGATATCCTCGCGCCGTGCGGGGTCGGCTCCGTATTCAATCGCCAGAGCGTCGGCCAACTGCGCTGCGCCGCCGTCGCCGGTTCCGCCAGCGCGCAATTGACCAACCTGCAAGTGGCCGACCAACTGGAAGGGCGCGGCATCCTCTACGCCCCGGACTACGTGATCAACTCCGGTGGCCTGATCTACGTGGCCCTCAAGCACGCCGGTGCCGAGCTGCCGACCATCACCGCGCACCTGTCGAACATCGGCACGCGCCTCACCGAAATCTTTGCCCACGCCCAAGCCGAAAAACGCTCCCCTGCACGGGTGGCAGACGAGCTGGCCGAGCGCCTGCTGTACAAATGA
- a CDS encoding YebG family protein: MAVEVVYRSSRDLERLFMDKAEADRHDKMLELAELLAEVLQKAVPSLSEQQVEEAGIYMAKNRDVFAKAFKSQPDALSELLNAAAE; the protein is encoded by the coding sequence ATGGCCGTCGAAGTGGTATACCGCAGCAGCCGAGATCTGGAGCGTTTGTTCATGGATAAAGCCGAAGCTGACCGTCATGACAAGATGCTTGAACTCGCTGAGTTGCTGGCAGAAGTGTTGCAAAAAGCCGTGCCGTCCCTGAGCGAGCAGCAGGTGGAGGAAGCCGGGATCTACATGGCGAAGAACCGCGATGTGTTTGCCAAGGCGTTCAAGAGCCAGCCGGACGCGTTGTCCGAGTTGCTCAACGCAGCGGCGGAATAA
- a CDS encoding phosphate-starvation-inducible protein PsiE — translation MKINWAEKLRQQVHGLAESLGNLFVESFHYLALFAIGAVTAWAAVMEFLGMLENGHIKIDDILLLFIYLELGAMVGIYFKTNHMPVRFLIYVAITALTRLLISNVSHHNPPDVGIIYLCGGILLLAFAILVVRYASSAFPSVKVEGPRRKGEASLETEKGEL, via the coding sequence ATGAAAATCAACTGGGCCGAAAAGCTGCGCCAGCAAGTCCACGGGCTGGCCGAGTCGCTGGGCAATCTGTTTGTCGAGTCGTTTCACTACCTGGCGCTGTTCGCCATTGGTGCGGTAACCGCGTGGGCTGCGGTGATGGAATTTCTGGGGATGCTGGAGAACGGGCATATCAAGATCGATGACATCTTGCTGCTGTTCATCTACCTGGAATTGGGTGCCATGGTCGGGATTTATTTCAAGACCAACCACATGCCGGTGCGCTTCCTGATCTACGTGGCGATCACCGCGCTGACGCGCCTGTTGATCTCCAACGTGTCACACCATAACCCGCCAGACGTGGGAATCATCTACCTGTGCGGTGGGATTCTGCTGTTGGCCTTTGCGATTCTGGTGGTGCGCTACGCGTCGTCGGCGTTCCCGTCGGTGAAGGTCGAAGGCCCGCGTCGCAAAGGCGAGGCGAGCCTGGAAACCGAGAAGGGCGAGCTTTAA
- a CDS encoding DUF3509 domain-containing protein: MDNPFQIITDTFTPKYRVNLSIQRLDGSIMLTLSDEAGVVAKRMISAEQRNDPQRLKRLVQSIQFGIAIEQGHSAMEILAVMTDGDSHKLLQRPPTRTLPFSVGL, from the coding sequence ATGGACAATCCTTTTCAGATCATCACCGACACTTTCACCCCCAAATATCGGGTCAACCTGAGTATCCAACGGCTGGACGGCAGCATCATGCTCACCCTCTCCGATGAGGCGGGCGTGGTGGCCAAACGTATGATCAGCGCCGAACAACGCAATGACCCGCAGCGCCTGAAACGCCTGGTGCAAAGCATCCAGTTTGGCATTGCCATCGAGCAGGGCCACAGCGCCATGGAGATCCTGGCGGTGATGACGGACGGGGACAGTCACAAACTATTGCAGCGACCGCCCACCCGCACCCTGCCCTTCAGCGTCGGGCTTTAA
- a CDS encoding serine/threonine transporter, with amino-acid sequence MTDVRTPAADNPAVATTVTTGWTKHDTTWMLGLYGTAIGAGTLFLPINAGVGGFWPLIVLALLALPMTFFAHRGLTRFVLSGKSGDITEVVEEHFGIGAGKLITLLYFFAIFPILLVYSVALTNTLGSFMEHQLHIAPPPRAILSLVLILGLMAIVRCGQGVIVKAMSMLVYPFVAALLLLALSLIPNWNGAFFASASEGMPLPVFFKTLWLAIPVMVFSFNHSPIISAFAVDQKRVYGPLAERKSSGILATAHAMMVLTVMFFCFSCVLALSPADLAAAKAQNISILSYLANHFQTPVIAYAAPLIALVAITKSFLGHYIGASEGFQGLIVKSLRGRNRSMSAKWLERSTAVFMILTCWAVATFNPSILGMIETMGGPIIACLLFLMPMYAIRRVPSLRQYSGQVSNVFVVVIGLIALSAIVFSVLP; translated from the coding sequence ATGACCGATGTACGTACACCTGCTGCCGACAATCCTGCTGTAGCAACAACCGTGACCACCGGCTGGACCAAACACGACACCACCTGGATGTTGGGCCTTTACGGCACCGCCATCGGTGCCGGCACCCTGTTCCTGCCGATCAATGCCGGCGTCGGCGGCTTCTGGCCGCTGATCGTGCTGGCACTGCTGGCCTTGCCGATGACCTTCTTTGCACACCGTGGGCTGACGCGTTTTGTGCTGTCAGGCAAATCCGGCGATATCACTGAAGTGGTCGAAGAGCACTTCGGTATCGGCGCGGGCAAGCTGATCACCCTGCTGTATTTTTTCGCGATCTTCCCGATCCTGCTGGTGTACAGCGTCGCGCTGACCAACACCCTGGGCAGCTTCATGGAACACCAACTGCACATCGCGCCACCGCCCCGGGCGATTCTGTCGCTGGTGCTGATCCTCGGCCTGATGGCCATCGTGCGTTGCGGCCAGGGCGTTATCGTCAAGGCCATGAGCATGCTGGTGTACCCGTTCGTCGCCGCCCTGTTGTTGCTGGCCTTGAGCCTGATCCCCAACTGGAACGGCGCGTTCTTCGCCTCGGCCAGTGAGGGCATGCCGTTGCCGGTGTTCTTCAAGACCTTGTGGCTGGCGATCCCGGTGATGGTGTTCTCGTTCAACCATTCGCCGATCATCTCCGCGTTTGCCGTCGACCAGAAACGCGTGTACGGCCCGCTGGCCGAGCGCAAAAGCAGCGGCATCCTCGCCACTGCCCACGCCATGATGGTGCTGACGGTGATGTTCTTCTGCTTCAGCTGCGTACTGGCCTTGTCGCCCGCTGACCTGGCAGCCGCCAAGGCACAGAACATTTCGATCCTGTCGTACCTGGCCAACCACTTCCAGACCCCGGTAATAGCCTACGCGGCACCGTTGATCGCACTGGTGGCGATTACCAAATCCTTCCTCGGCCACTACATCGGTGCCAGCGAAGGTTTCCAGGGCCTGATCGTCAAATCCCTGCGCGGGCGCAACCGCTCTATGTCAGCCAAATGGCTGGAGCGCAGCACCGCAGTGTTCATGATCCTCACCTGCTGGGCGGTGGCCACGTTCAATCCGAGCATCCTGGGCATGATCGAAACCATGGGCGGGCCGATCATCGCGTGCCTGCTGTTCCTGATGCCGATGTACGCGATCCGTCGCGTGCCATCTTTGCGCCAGTATTCGGGCCAGGTGTCGAACGTGTTTGTGGTGGTGATCGGCTTGATTGCGCTGTCTGCGATCGTTTTCTCGGTATTGCCCTGA
- a CDS encoding L-serine ammonia-lyase, producing MAISVFDLFKVGIGPSSSHTVGPMRAAATFAQALTEQQLLSDTRRVEVRLYGSLSATGVGHATDRATVMGLMGEWPDTVDPTSINPRIQQLRESGRLLLAGKQEIAFNWHTDLLLLDESLPYHPNAMSLHAYGDNGLLSEQTYYSVGGGFIIEAAEAASGVAPASDVELPYDFSSAVELLALCKKHGLRVSELMMANERAWRSDEQIRSGLLHIWSVMRECVEQGLRDEGILPGGLDVPRRAAKLHRSLLEIGKPNVITSTLSAMEWVNLFALAVNEENAAGGRMVTAPTNGAAGIIPAVLHYYMKFNADASDDDVVNFFLAAAAVGILCKKNASISGAEVGCQGEVGSACAMAAAGLADILGATPEQLENAAEIGLEHNLGLTCDPVGGLVQVPCIERNAIAAVKAINATQMALRGDGKHFISLDRVIRTMRDTGADMHDKYKETSRGGLAVSWVEC from the coding sequence ATGGCTATCAGTGTTTTCGATCTATTCAAGGTGGGCATCGGCCCGTCCAGCTCCCATACCGTCGGCCCCATGCGGGCAGCGGCGACCTTTGCCCAGGCCCTGACCGAGCAACAATTGCTCAGCGACACCCGCCGCGTCGAAGTGCGCTTGTACGGCTCGCTGTCCGCTACCGGCGTGGGCCACGCCACCGACCGTGCCACCGTCATGGGCCTGATGGGCGAATGGCCGGACACGGTTGACCCCACCTCGATCAACCCCCGCATCCAGCAACTGCGCGAGAGCGGCCGGCTGTTACTGGCCGGCAAACAGGAGATTGCTTTCAACTGGCACACCGACCTCCTGCTGCTTGACGAGAGCCTGCCCTACCACCCCAACGCCATGTCCCTGCATGCCTATGGCGACAACGGCCTGCTCAGCGAACAGACGTACTACTCGGTGGGCGGCGGTTTCATCATCGAAGCGGCTGAGGCCGCCTCGGGTGTTGCGCCTGCCAGCGATGTTGAATTGCCCTACGACTTTTCCAGCGCCGTCGAACTGCTGGCCCTGTGCAAAAAGCACGGCCTGCGGGTTTCGGAACTGATGATGGCCAACGAACGCGCATGGCGCAGCGACGAGCAGATCCGCAGCGGCCTGCTGCATATCTGGTCGGTGATGCGCGAATGCGTCGAGCAAGGCCTGCGCGATGAAGGCATCTTGCCTGGCGGCCTGGATGTGCCGCGCCGCGCAGCGAAACTGCACCGCAGCCTGCTGGAAATCGGCAAACCGAATGTCATCACCTCAACCTTGTCGGCGATGGAATGGGTCAACCTGTTCGCCCTCGCCGTCAACGAAGAAAACGCCGCCGGCGGGCGCATGGTCACCGCGCCCACCAACGGCGCGGCAGGAATCATCCCGGCGGTGCTGCATTACTACATGAAGTTCAACGCCGACGCGTCCGACGACGATGTAGTCAATTTCTTCTTGGCCGCCGCTGCCGTCGGCATTCTGTGTAAGAAAAACGCCTCGATCTCCGGTGCCGAGGTCGGCTGCCAGGGCGAAGTCGGTTCGGCCTGCGCCATGGCCGCCGCCGGCCTGGCCGATATCCTCGGCGCCACGCCCGAACAACTGGAAAACGCCGCCGAAATCGGCCTGGAGCACAACCTCGGCCTGACCTGCGACCCCGTCGGCGGCCTGGTGCAGGTGCCATGTATCGAGCGCAACGCCATCGCGGCGGTCAAGGCAATCAACGCCACGCAAATGGCCCTGCGCGGTGACGGCAAACACTTCATCTCCCTCGACCGGGTGATCCGCACCATGCGCGATACCGGCGCCGACATGCATGACAAATACAAAGAAACTTCACGGGGCGGCCTGGCCGTGAGCTGGGTGGAGTGCTGA
- a CDS encoding LysR substrate-binding domain-containing protein: MSRHLHGQTYVWLHVFFCAARHLSFTRCAEELHITPGAVSQQIRQLEERLGFRLFHRRARGVELSAEGQRLATTVGEAYGSIDAELQRLDAGMISGTLRLRSIPSFLGKWLTPRLPRLQQRFPDIQLRMVAEDSSIALHEGDFDLAIDLNDGSYPGLLSTALLDEQIFPVCAPSLLRGRPPLHGPADLVHFPLLHDITAWRGSYEYAEWEFYLNAIGYHDADVRRGHTFNRNHLTIEAAIAGMGVAIARRTLLNDELERGTLIVPFGLAVPNHKRYVLLYAPGALSHPGVRAVHDWLVEEAEIFRGLHPLGEGQL; this comes from the coding sequence ATGAGCCGGCACCTCCATGGCCAGACCTACGTCTGGTTGCACGTTTTCTTCTGCGCGGCGCGGCATTTGTCGTTTACCCGTTGCGCCGAAGAACTGCACATCACGCCGGGGGCGGTGAGCCAGCAGATTCGCCAATTGGAGGAGCGCCTGGGCTTCCGGCTGTTCCATCGCCGGGCGCGCGGCGTTGAACTCAGCGCTGAGGGCCAACGGCTGGCGACCACGGTGGGGGAGGCCTACGGCAGTATCGATGCGGAGTTGCAGCGCCTGGATGCGGGAATGATCAGCGGCACCTTGCGCCTGCGCTCGATTCCGTCCTTCCTCGGCAAGTGGCTGACCCCACGTTTACCGCGGTTGCAGCAACGCTTTCCGGATATCCAACTGCGCATGGTGGCGGAGGACAGCAGCATCGCCCTGCACGAGGGGGATTTCGATTTGGCCATCGACTTGAACGACGGCAGCTACCCTGGCCTGTTATCCACAGCCTTGTTGGACGAGCAGATTTTCCCGGTGTGCGCCCCTAGCCTGTTGCGTGGCCGGCCGCCGTTGCATGGCCCGGCCGACCTGGTGCACTTTCCGCTGCTGCACGACATCACCGCGTGGCGTGGGAGTTATGAGTACGCGGAGTGGGAGTTTTACCTGAATGCCATCGGCTACCACGACGCCGACGTGCGGCGCGGCCATACCTTCAATCGCAACCACCTGACCATCGAAGCCGCCATCGCCGGTATGGGCGTGGCCATTGCGCGGCGCACCTTGCTTAACGATGAGCTCGAGCGCGGCACCTTGATCGTGCCGTTCGGCCTCGCTGTGCCCAACCACAAACGCTACGTGCTGCTGTATGCGCCAGGCGCGCTGAGCCATCCGGGCGTGCGGGCGGTGCATGACTGGCTGGTGGAGGAAGCAGAGATTTTTCGCGGATTGCACCCGTTGGGAGAGGGGCAATTGTGA
- a CDS encoding HPF/RaiA family ribosome-associated protein produces the protein MQIQVNSDNHIESSIRLEEWVRTTIESTLERYEEDLTRVEVYLRDENGDKPGPHDLSCRLEARPKGHQPLSVSAKGDTLEQAIDGAATKLDHALEHLFGRLQGKPRAAAKNQPINKVNEDALEEEFLENENAVING, from the coding sequence ATGCAAATCCAAGTCAATAGCGATAACCATATTGAAAGCAGCATCCGACTGGAGGAGTGGGTACGTACTACCATTGAGAGCACGCTCGAACGTTATGAAGAAGACCTGACCCGTGTTGAGGTCTACCTGCGGGACGAGAACGGCGACAAGCCCGGCCCGCATGATTTGAGTTGCCGCCTGGAAGCGCGGCCAAAAGGCCATCAACCGCTGTCGGTATCCGCCAAGGGCGATACCCTGGAACAGGCGATCGACGGTGCAGCCACCAAGCTGGACCATGCGCTGGAACATCTGTTTGGCCGACTGCAAGGCAAGCCCCGCGCTGCCGCGAAAAACCAGCCAATCAACAAAGTGAATGAAGACGCGCTGGAAGAGGAATTCCTGGAAAACGAAAACGCTGTCATCAACGGCTAA
- a CDS encoding MFS transporter, with amino-acid sequence MPPAATLSAANPARPARNGLALTAVCLVALMFGLEISSVPIILPTLEQQLGTGFSDAQWIMNAYTLACTSVLMAAGTLADRFGRRRMLVVCLWVFGLASLACGLADSAWALIAARFVQGIGGGAMMICQFAILSHLFREPAARARAFAIWGVIAGVGLGFGPMVGALILAVADWRWVFLVHVPLTLFTLVLLRVSVQESRDPAAHRLDIAGMLTLTLSVFALVYFITQGTENGFAPGWAGLALAALLVFIFIERRSAQPMFDFSVFRIRRFNGALMGSIGMNFSFWPFMIYLPLYFQAGLGYDTLTTGSALLAYTLPTLLVPPLAERLALRYGAERIIPLGLGLMGAGFLLMAVANQATQPMIALVLASCVIAGTGLALTNSPTTNTTTGAVSADRAGMASGIDLSARLITLAVNIALMGLVLLLGINHQLAAMLPASTALDWPAISQDIAAGKLDSPVLAFNDAQAALRHGAGWAMLFAGLGAGGLAVLSGYFFRRR; translated from the coding sequence ATGCCACCCGCCGCCACCTTATCGGCCGCCAACCCTGCACGCCCCGCCAGAAATGGCCTGGCCCTCACCGCCGTGTGCCTCGTGGCGCTGATGTTCGGCCTGGAAATTTCCAGCGTACCGATCATCCTGCCCACCCTTGAACAGCAACTGGGCACAGGCTTTTCGGACGCCCAATGGATCATGAACGCCTACACCCTGGCCTGCACCAGTGTGCTGATGGCAGCGGGCACCTTGGCGGACCGCTTTGGTCGCCGGCGCATGCTGGTGGTGTGCTTGTGGGTATTTGGCCTGGCCTCGCTGGCCTGTGGCTTGGCCGACTCGGCCTGGGCGCTGATCGCGGCGCGGTTTGTCCAGGGCATCGGCGGCGGGGCGATGATGATTTGCCAGTTCGCGATTCTGTCGCACCTGTTCCGCGAACCGGCCGCACGGGCGCGGGCATTTGCCATATGGGGCGTGATTGCGGGCGTGGGCCTGGGTTTCGGACCGATGGTTGGCGCGCTGATCCTGGCCGTTGCCGACTGGCGCTGGGTGTTTCTTGTGCATGTACCGCTGACCCTGTTCACCCTGGTGCTGCTGCGCGTCAGCGTGCAGGAATCCCGCGACCCGGCGGCGCATCGTCTGGATATCGCCGGCATGCTGACGTTGACGCTGTCGGTGTTTGCGCTGGTCTACTTCATCACCCAGGGCACCGAGAACGGCTTTGCGCCGGGCTGGGCGGGCCTGGCGCTGGCCGCGTTGCTGGTGTTCATCTTTATTGAGCGGCGCAGTGCCCAGCCGATGTTCGATTTTTCGGTGTTTCGCATCAGGCGCTTCAACGGCGCGCTGATGGGCTCGATCGGCATGAACTTCAGCTTCTGGCCGTTCATGATCTACCTGCCACTGTATTTCCAGGCTGGCCTGGGCTACGACACCCTCACTACCGGCAGCGCCCTGCTCGCCTATACCTTGCCGACGTTGTTGGTGCCGCCACTGGCCGAACGCCTGGCCCTGCGTTATGGCGCCGAGCGCATCATCCCCCTCGGGCTGGGGCTGATGGGCGCGGGCTTTTTGCTGATGGCCGTCGCCAATCAGGCCACGCAGCCGATGATTGCGCTGGTACTGGCCAGTTGCGTGATCGCCGGCACAGGCCTGGCGCTGACCAATTCGCCCACCACCAACACCACCACGGGTGCCGTGTCAGCCGACCGCGCGGGCATGGCCTCGGGTATTGACCTGAGTGCACGGCTGATCACCCTGGCCGTCAACATTGCCCTGATGGGCCTGGTGCTGTTGCTGGGCATCAACCATCAACTGGCCGCCATGTTACCCGCGAGCACGGCGCTGGATTGGCCGGCCATCAGCCAGGACATTGCCGCCGGCAAGCTGGATTCGCCGGTGCTGGCCTTCAACGATGCCCAGGCGGCACTGCGTCATGGCGCCGGTTGGGCGATGCTCTTTGCAGGGTTGGGAGCGGGTGGGCTGGCGGTGTTGAGCGGGTATTTTTTCCGACGCCGCTAA
- a CDS encoding LysR family transcriptional regulator, with amino-acid sequence MATPRFDGVELFLQIVESGSLTEAAERLNLTRSAVGKGLARLEARLGTCLLQRSTRRQRLTADGQAYYEHCLRALAELEAAESVLESGRQQPRGRLKVSLPLAFGHHYAAPALWGLMDRYAELEIEISFCDRLVDLAQEGFDVAVRIGPLPDTDRLSARRLGEQSVGLAAAPAYLQRVGRIESIEDLAGQRGIAYRSNTPHRARVASPLWMDDLQAVADAAIAGVGLAWLPSWLIAHYVLRGQLEAVLPGYREQPAPIHVIWPTAPHMPAKTRCAIDALVAATPSCLAGS; translated from the coding sequence ATGGCCACTCCGCGTTTTGATGGCGTTGAACTGTTTTTACAAATCGTGGAAAGCGGCAGCCTGACCGAGGCCGCTGAACGCCTGAACCTCACGCGTTCCGCCGTGGGCAAGGGCCTGGCGCGGTTGGAGGCGCGGCTCGGCACCTGCCTGTTGCAACGCTCCACGCGGCGCCAGCGGCTGACCGCAGACGGGCAGGCGTATTACGAGCATTGCCTGCGTGCGCTGGCAGAACTGGAGGCCGCCGAATCGGTATTGGAAAGCGGCCGGCAGCAGCCGCGCGGGCGGTTGAAGGTCAGCCTGCCACTGGCGTTTGGTCACCACTATGCGGCGCCCGCGCTGTGGGGGCTGATGGATCGATATGCAGAACTGGAGATCGAGATTTCGTTCTGCGATCGCCTGGTCGACCTGGCCCAGGAAGGTTTCGATGTGGCCGTACGGATCGGCCCGCTGCCCGACACTGACCGCCTGAGCGCACGACGCCTGGGCGAGCAGTCTGTGGGGTTGGCGGCAGCTCCGGCGTATTTGCAACGTGTGGGCCGGATTGAGTCCATCGAAGACCTCGCCGGTCAGCGTGGCATTGCCTACCGCAGCAACACCCCGCACCGTGCCCGCGTGGCCTCACCGTTGTGGATGGACGACCTCCAGGCCGTGGCCGACGCCGCTATCGCGGGCGTCGGCCTGGCCTGGTTGCCGAGTTGGTTGATTGCCCACTATGTGCTGCGCGGCCAACTGGAGGCGGTGTTGCCCGGGTATCGCGAGCAACCTGCGCCGATCCATGTGATCTGGCCGACGGCGCCGCACATGCCGGCCAAGACCCGCTGCGCCATCGACGCGCTGGTGGCGGCTACCCCCAGTTGCCTGGCGGGCAGTTAG